GCCCCCCGGAAGCGCCCAGGCCGGGTAGCCTTCGATGGCATCACTGTCTTCTACTTCCCTCGGTGCCAGGGCTTCACCAGTGTGCCTAGCCGCGGCGGCTGCACCCTGGGTATGGCCTCCCGCCACAGTGCCTACCGCCGCTTCTCCCTGGCCGAGTTTACGCAGGAGCAAGCCCGGGCACGGCAAGAGAAGCTGCGCCTACGCTTGAAGGAGGAGAAGCTGGAGGCGCTGAGATGGAAGGTGGGGAGACCCTCTGCATGGCCCTCGCCCCAGGAGTTGCTCGGAAGTCCTAGCCTTGGGGGGACAGGTGTCAGGGTGGATGCCGATTTGCTTGTTGTGTTTTTGGGAGGCCTGTGGGGCTGTGATTGGCCTGATCAGGGTTTGCTGCCAAATTATCTGCAGGCAGATGGGTATAGAAGGTCTCCTGTttgctgcagggctgggggcgtGGTGCCTGAATATGCCTGACCTcactggggagggggagtggatGGGACACCGGGGGTTGGTGTATCTGTCTGGGGGAGGGGGTTTGTCCACGAACTGGGGAATGACATGAATAGGAAACCTGTTTGCAAATGCCCTGAGGGTGTTTTCTTGGCTGTCCCATTCACTATGGCATCCACAGTGCCCAGCCCAGAGAGAGTAAGCACGTGGCAGGGAGGTATTTATCAAGTGACCGATGCTGCCAGAAACCGCATCCGTGTCTGCCTCTCAcgtccctcctctcttctctggaCACAGCTTTCGGAGACCGGGATACCCAAGACAGAGGCCGGCCTGCCGCTTACAGTGGACACCATAGATGATGCCTTTGTGGAGGAGGATTTGGCAGTGGCCATGGCAGGTGGCCAGTTGGAGGAAATGACCTTCCTCCAGCCCTACCCAGCCCGGAAGCGGCGGGCTCTGCTGCGGGCCTCGGGCGTGCGGAGAATCGATCGCGAGGAGAAGCGAGAGCTGCAGGCCCTGCGCCAGTCCCGGGAGGACTGTGGCTGTCGCTGTGACAGGGTCTGTGATCCTGAGACCTGCAGCTGTAGCCTGGCGGGCATCAAGTGCCAGGTACGGGAGCCAGGCGGGGCTGGGAAGGCGAGCCTGAGTCAGGGGCTTCTCCGGGCTCAGCCGGATCCTCACCTGCACCTCTGCTTTCTTTGCAGATGGACCACACAGCGTTCCCCTGTGGCTGCTGCAGAGAGGGCTGTGAGAACCCTAAGGGCCGTGTGGAATTTAATCAGGCACGAGTTCAGACCCATTTCATCCACACACTCACCCGCCTGCAGCTGGAGCAGGGGGCCGAGAGCCTTGGGGAGCTGGAGGCCCCGGCCCAGGGTGCCACATTCAGCCCCAACGAGCAGGTCCTGGCCCCCACGTTCCCTCTGGCCAAGCCCCCCGTGAGCAGCGAGCTGGGAGACAACAGCTGCAGCAGCGACATGACCGATTCGTCCACAGCATCGAGCAGCAGCGAGGCCCCCAGTGGCTCTGCCCACCCGGCCCTGCCCGGCCCCGGCTTCCAGCCCGGAGTGGACGATGACAGCCTGGCTCGGATCCTGAGCTTCAGTGACTCTGACCTGGgcggagagggggaggaggaggaggaagggggtgtgGGCAGCCTGGACAACCTCAGCTGCTTCCACCCAGCTGACATCTTTGGTACCGGTGACCCCGCTGGCCTGG
This is a stretch of genomic DNA from Balaenoptera musculus isolate JJ_BM4_2016_0621 chromosome 11, mBalMus1.pri.v3, whole genome shotgun sequence. It encodes these proteins:
- the CSRNP1 gene encoding cysteine/serine-rich nuclear protein 1 — protein: MTGLLKRKFDQLDEDSSSLCSSSSSLSSSGCHSPSCSPSSSASPSWDSDEEGPWDQMPLPDRDFCGPRSFTPLSILKRAPRKRPGRVAFDGITVFYFPRCQGFTSVPSRGGCTLGMASRHSAYRRFSLAEFTQEQARARQEKLRLRLKEEKLEALRWKLSETGIPKTEAGLPLTVDTIDDAFVEEDLAVAMAGGQLEEMTFLQPYPARKRRALLRASGVRRIDREEKRELQALRQSREDCGCRCDRVCDPETCSCSLAGIKCQMDHTAFPCGCCREGCENPKGRVEFNQARVQTHFIHTLTRLQLEQGAESLGELEAPAQGATFSPNEQVLAPTFPLAKPPVSSELGDNSCSSDMTDSSTASSSSEAPSGSAHPALPGPGFQPGVDDDSLARILSFSDSDLGGEGEEEEEGGVGSLDNLSCFHPADIFGTGDPAGLASWTHSYSSSSLASGILDENANLDASCFLNSGLESLGEGSLPGPPVPAITDASQSSSVDLSLSSCDSFKLLQALPDYSLGPHYTSQKVSDSLDNLEAPHFALPAFSPPGDASTCFLESIMGLSEPAAEALAPFMDGQLFEDTAPASLVEPVSV